In Ornithodoros turicata isolate Travis chromosome 1, ASM3712646v1, whole genome shotgun sequence, the DNA window TGGCTCCTATGCAGGCTGGCATTCCCGATACTGAGGTGAAGGCCATCTTCAAGTGCGTCAGTTCCTCCGCGGTCCGCGGGAAACTACAATACCGCGTCAGCAGGAGGTCACATATCGCCTTACTGACACTGCTGATGCAGTCACTAACACAAGATTGTGCAATAGAAATAGTGACCTCCTGCCCGACACATCTTTGATAGCTCCCTGTTGCGTAGAACCGCAGTGCGGTCAGCACCTGCAAAACATAATTACAGCACATTTTACTGTCTGTGACGATAGGCCCTTGCATACCTTAGCTTCCACAGAAAGCGCTGTTCTCCTCGCAGTCCTCGGACTGAGAATGTCGCGCAGCTCATCACACAGCGCACGTACGGCGTCTTTCGGAAGACGGAACAAGTCTCGAAATTGTTGTTCGTCGTATGCGAAAGCATCCTCGGGCGAGCGAAAAACTCGCTCCCGTCTGAAGCTTCTAGCAACAAGAGCAGCTGCAATCACACTAACGACGTCAGCCATATCTGCGTTacaacataacgcgagcccaaggttTGCGTTAAAATATAACGATCGCTACGCGCTTAACGCGCGCTATCTCCGGTGAAATATCGCGCGCTACGAGAGGGCGGAGCTTCATTGCGTTTCAGTGACGTTCCGTGGCGTGGCGGCGCGGCAATTTCAAataatagctataacgatcgctatgcgCAGCTCAAGATCAAGGCCCAGGTCTCCTGGGCTAAACTGTGTGTTTCGTCGACGTAGATTGTACCTTCTCGTATCCTCGCGTTGTTACTGTCCGATCGGTAGCCTGGCGAGCTGGCGAGCTTCCTCGGCTCGTTGGGTGAAGTCCAGGGCATCGCTTTCTTCTTCACTGGGCTCGTGAGGCAGCATCGCGTCGAGCATCGTTGCTGCATCACGGCCGTGCACAAGGTGAAACCGCGTGAACCCGCTTGTTTCTTGGGCTGCCGTGTTGTACGTGACGTacggcagtatttcgtcccacgTCTTATGCTctacgtcgacgtacatcgaaatcatgtcggcaataGTTTTGTTTAGCCGCTCGGTGAGGCCGTTTGTTTGTGGATGGTACGCCGTCGTTCTGCGGTGGACGGTGTGGCTGAGGCGGAGAATTTCTTGGGTGAGTCTGCTTGTGAATGCTGCTCCTCTGTCGGTGATTATGGTCGTGGGAGCTCCGTGCCGGAGTACAGTGCATTCAACGGAAAACttcgccacttcagctgcaGGCCCTTGAGGGAGGGCTCTTGTCGCGGCGTTGCGTGTTAGGTAGTCCGTCGCTACGATTATTCAACGATTTGCGGTAGACGATCGCAGGAAGGGTCTGAGTAGGTCCATCCCCATCTGTTCAAACGGTGCCGACGGCGGCGGAATCGGCTGAAGGTATCCAGACGGACGCACTGGTGGCATTTTTCGGCGTTGACATTCCCTACACGTTCTCACGTACTGGTGGACAGCTTTGACTTTTGGCCAGTAATATTTTTCCCTTATGCGGGACAGTGTTCTGCTGTACCCCAGGTGACTCGAAGACGGCTTGTCGTGATAGGATGCGAGGATTTCCGGGCGCATCCCTGAAGGTACAACTAGAAGCCATGTAGCGCCTTGTGGCTCGTGATTCTGCTTGTAGAGGACACCGTTACGTATGGAGAAGCTGGGGAGCGATCGTCTGAAGACGGCAGGGACATTGCCAGCTCGAGTTTGCAGGTAGTCGATGAGAGGCCTCAGTTCTGGGTCGCTGTGCTGTTCTGAAGCCATAGTGGTCGCATTGACGGGGCCCAGGAAACTGTCGTCGATCTAGTCGCCGCTGTCTGTTCTCTGGAGTGGTGCCCGCGACAAGCAGTCTGCGTCGTTGTGCTTTCTTCCCGACTTGTAGGTGATGGTGACGCCGTACTCCTGTAGCCGAAGACTCCACCGTGATAATCGACTCGACGGGTCTCTCAGGTCAGCGAGCCAGCATAGAGCATGATGGTCTGTCACTACTTTGAACAGGCGTCCGTATAAGTAGGGACGTAGATTCGTGATGGCCCATATAAGTGCAAGCCACTCCTTCTGTGTTGTCGAGTAGTTTTTCTCGGCCCTGGATAGCGTtctgcgtaagcgatgacacgttcgaggCCGTCTTGTAGTTGAACCAGCACTGCCCCGAGACCTTcattgcttgcgtcggtgtgtatttcggTTTCGGTGTTGGGGTCGAAGTGTGCCAGCACAGGTGCAGTCTGGAGGCGTGTCTTTAATTCGTCGAAAGCCCATCCTCCAAGAAGCTCCATCCTTCGTCAGTGCGTTGAGCGGTGACGCGGTTTTCGAGAAACTTGGGATGAAGCGGCGATGGTAGGCGCAGATGCCAAGCTTCGTACGTCTTTaacgttagaaggaacagggTAATTGGCGATATCCGCTGTTTTTTCGGGATCCGGGCGTATGCCGTCGCCGCttacgagatggccgagaaacaTGAGTTCTTGGTAGGCGAACCGACATTTTTCAGGTTTTTGGCGATAGTCCCAGCAGCTCTGATGGCCTCGAGAACTTGTTTCAGCCGTTCTACGTGTTCCTCGAAGGTTCTTGCGAAGACTACGTCGTCGTCGAGGTACACAAGGCAGGTTTGCCATTTTAACCCAGCCAGTACGGTGTCCATGACTCGCTGAAACGTAGTTGGAGCTGTGCAGGGCCCGAacggcataaccttga includes these proteins:
- the LOC135382736 gene encoding putative nuclease HARBI1; this encodes MADVVSVIAAALVARSFRRERVFRSPEDAFAYDEQQFRDLFRLPKDAVRALCDELRDILSPRTARRTALSVEAKVLTALRFYATGSYQRCVGQEVTISIAQSCVSDCISSVSKAICDLLLTRYCSFPRTAEELTHLKMAFTSVSGMPACIGAIDCTHVAIIGTSEPTYRECVCVNRKGYHSLNVQMACIFSPNFIVVLD